Within the Phaseolus vulgaris cultivar G19833 chromosome 9, P. vulgaris v2.0, whole genome shotgun sequence genome, the region GAGAGTTGGACTGGAGACGCAAGACACGGGAGAGGATCGGATTTCGAGCAATGCACTACTGAGTTCACACCTTCAACATGGTTTCTCTTAGTATCTCGTCACGACAACTATTTTCAAATCTCCGTTTCATTTCCGTCCCCACCTTCAATTCCCACCTTAGGTGCATTTCTTGAAACTcatctcttttcttttcttgtgcCCCCTTCTTGTGTTTTTTTCCTGCATAACAGATTCTTAAGATTCAGGTGCTTTTGTTCTGACCACCCAGAATCTCCAAACGCAAGACTCAGATCACGAAATGCAAGTAAAACCGCCAAAAACATGGCCGATCTTATAAATTCCAAACCATGGTCAAACGCGTTGGTCTCTCCTCTGCCCACCCCTCTCTCCAAAACGACGGTGCTCCGAACACTTCGCCTCATCAAGGACCCTTCCAAAGCCCTCCACTTTTTTAAGTGGGCTCAGCAAAGTGGTTTTCCCCACACAGCTCAGTCCTACTTCATCATGCTACAAATTCTGGGTCGCCATAGGAACCTAAATGTGGCTCGAAACTTGCTTTTTTCCATCGAGAAAAAGTCCAACGGAACCGTCAAGCTTGGGGACAGGTTCTTCAATACCCTCATCAGAAGCTACGCCGAAGCGGGCCTCTTCAAAGAGTCCTTGAAGCTTTTCCAAACCATGAAGTCCGTTGCTGTGTCCCCATCCGTGGTTACCTTCAATTCTGTTTTGTCTATTTTGCTTAAAAGGGGTCGCACCAATATGGCCAAAGAGGTGTATGATGAAATGCTTCATACATATGGTGTTACTCCAGACATTTGTACATACAATGTTTTGATCAGAGGATTTTGCAAGAACTCAATGGTCGATGAAGGGTTTCGGTTCTTCAATGAGATGGCTACTGTTAATTGTGATCCAGATATTGTCACGTATAACACGCTTGTTGATGGTTTGTGTAGAGCGGGGAAGGTCAGAATTGCTCGGAATTTAGTAAATGCTATGACCAAGAAATGTGAGGGTTTGAATCCTAATGTTGTTACTTATACCACTTTGATTCGAGGGTATTGTATGAAGCAAGAAGTTGATGAGGCATTGGTTGTTCTTGAAGAGATGAGTGGCCGGGGCATTGAGCCCAACATGATTACATATAATACTTTGATAAAAGGGCTTTGTGAGGCACACAAGTTGGACAAGATGAAAGATGTTTTGAAATGGATGAAAGACAATGGAGGTTTTAGCCCTGATACATTTACCTTCAATACGATTATTCATTCGCATTGTTGTGCAGGAAATCTGGATGAAGCATTGAAGGTGTTTGAAAGCATGAAGAAATTTCAGGTCCGTATGGATTCAGCCTCGTACAGCACTCTGATACGTAGTTTGTGTCAGAAAGGGGACTACGATATGGCAGAGTTGCTATTTGATGAGTTATTTGAGAAGGAAATCCTTTTGTGTAATTTTGGCTCCAAGCCACTTGTGGCTGCTTACAGTCCTCTTTTTCAGTATTTGTGTGAACATGGGAAGAGTAAGAAGGCTGAGAGGGTAATGAGACAGTTAATGAAAAGGGGCACACAAGATGCCCAGTCATACAAAACATTGATTATGGGGCATTGTAAAGAAGGTGCATATGAAAGTGGATATGAGTTTTTAGTGTGGATGCTAAGAAGAGACTTTCTTCCTGATGTTGATATATATGATTATTTGATTGATGGTTTTCTTTTAAAGAATAAGCCTCTGCTTGCAAAGGAGACACTAGAGAAAATGCTTAAGAGCTCCTATCAACCTAAAACAGCCACCTGGCATTCTATACTggcaaaacttttggaaaaggGTTGTGCTCATGAGTCTGCCTGTGTTATTATGATGATGCTGGAGAAAAATGTTAGACAGAATATAAACATGTCAACTGAGAGTTTAAAGCTACTTTTTGGATGTGGACAGCATGAAAGAGCATTTGAGATTATTGATTTGCTTTATAAGAATGGATACCGGGTTAAAATAGAAGAAGTGGTTCAATTTCTTTTTGAGAGAGGAAAGCTGTCAGAAGCATGCAAACTGTTGCTTTTTAGTTTGGAAATTCATCAGAATGTCGATATTGATTTGTGTAATGCAATTGTTTTGAATCTTTGTAAAGCTAACAAGGTCTCAGAAGCATTTAATTTATGCTATGGATTGGTGGAGAACGGTTTATGTCAGGAATTGACATGTCTAAATGATCTAATGGCTGCTTTAGAGGAAAGgggaagaagagaggaagcagTATTTATATCAAAGAGATTACCAAAACTGGAGAATTCAGATGGATCAAAGGGAAATCATAGCTGTAAGAAGTCCAGGGCTATTAAAGTCTGAATcatttcttgctgt harbors:
- the LOC137821741 gene encoding pentatricopeptide repeat-containing protein At1g02060, chloroplastic isoform X1, which encodes MVSLSISSRQLFSNLRFISVPTFNSHLRCFCSDHPESPNARLRSRNASKTAKNMADLINSKPWSNALVSPLPTPLSKTTVLRTLRLIKDPSKALHFFKWAQQSGFPHTAQSYFIMLQILGRHRNLNVARNLLFSIEKKSNGTVKLGDRFFNTLIRSYAEAGLFKESLKLFQTMKSVAVSPSVVTFNSVLSILLKRGRTNMAKEVYDEMLHTYGVTPDICTYNVLIRGFCKNSMVDEGFRFFNEMATVNCDPDIVTYNTLVDGLCRAGKVRIARNLVNAMTKKCEGLNPNVVTYTTLIRGYCMKQEVDEALVVLEEMSGRGIEPNMITYNTLIKGLCEAHKLDKMKDVLKWMKDNGGFSPDTFTFNTIIHSHCCAGNLDEALKVFESMKKFQVRMDSASYSTLIRSLCQKGDYDMAELLFDELFEKEILLCNFGSKPLVAAYSPLFQYLCEHGKSKKAERVMRQLMKRGTQDAQSYKTLIMGHCKEGAYESGYEFLVWMLRRDFLPDVDIYDYLIDGFLLKNKPLLAKETLEKMLKSSYQPKTATWHSILAKLLEKGCAHESACVIMMMLEKNVRQNINMSTESLKLLFGCGQHERAFEIIDLLYKNGYRVKIEEVVQFLFERGKLSEACKLLLFSLEIHQNVDIDLCNAIVLNLCKANKVSEAFNLCYGLVENGLCQELTCLNDLMAALEERGRREEAVFISKRLPKLENSDGSKGNHSCKKSRAIKV
- the LOC137821741 gene encoding pentatricopeptide repeat-containing protein At1g02060, chloroplastic isoform X2 — its product is MADLINSKPWSNALVSPLPTPLSKTTVLRTLRLIKDPSKALHFFKWAQQSGFPHTAQSYFIMLQILGRHRNLNVARNLLFSIEKKSNGTVKLGDRFFNTLIRSYAEAGLFKESLKLFQTMKSVAVSPSVVTFNSVLSILLKRGRTNMAKEVYDEMLHTYGVTPDICTYNVLIRGFCKNSMVDEGFRFFNEMATVNCDPDIVTYNTLVDGLCRAGKVRIARNLVNAMTKKCEGLNPNVVTYTTLIRGYCMKQEVDEALVVLEEMSGRGIEPNMITYNTLIKGLCEAHKLDKMKDVLKWMKDNGGFSPDTFTFNTIIHSHCCAGNLDEALKVFESMKKFQVRMDSASYSTLIRSLCQKGDYDMAELLFDELFEKEILLCNFGSKPLVAAYSPLFQYLCEHGKSKKAERVMRQLMKRGTQDAQSYKTLIMGHCKEGAYESGYEFLVWMLRRDFLPDVDIYDYLIDGFLLKNKPLLAKETLEKMLKSSYQPKTATWHSILAKLLEKGCAHESACVIMMMLEKNVRQNINMSTESLKLLFGCGQHERAFEIIDLLYKNGYRVKIEEVVQFLFERGKLSEACKLLLFSLEIHQNVDIDLCNAIVLNLCKANKVSEAFNLCYGLVENGLCQELTCLNDLMAALEERGRREEAVFISKRLPKLENSDGSKGNHSCKKSRAIKV